The Psychrobacillus sp. FSL K6-4046 DNA window AGGATGGTTTGAAATCAGGACAAATTTATGACAATTCCCGTTTATAACTATACATTAATTCAAGAAACGTCTATAGTTGAAGCGTATATTGGAAACGGAATGTAATCGTTATCAAAGGCAATTCAAAAGATTTTCTTCAGGCAATGTAGTAAAGTATTATCATGTAATGTATTTAGGTATAAAATAACATGTTATCAAGAAGGGCAGGAAATGAAATGACTACTTTTAACGACACACTTTTACGTGCAGCGCGCGGTGAGAAAGTGGAACATACACCTGTATGGTATATGAGGCAAGCGGGAAGATCGCAACCAGAATATAGAAAAATTAAAGAAAAATATTCTTTAGAACAAATTACCCACGAGCCAGAGCTTTGTGCGTATGTGACACGTCTACCAGTAGAAAACTACAATGTAGATGCGGCTATTCTTTATAAAGACATTGTAACTCCACTTGTAGGAATCGGAGTAGACGTAAAAATAAAATCTGGTGTTGGACCAGTCATTTCAAATCCAATACGTACCGTACAAGATGTGGAAAAACTAGGAGAATTCTCTCCAGAAGACCACGTACCATTTGTTTTAGATACTATAAAATTATTAACGACAGAACAATTAAATGTTCCACTAATTGGTTTTGCAGGTGCTCCATTCACATTAGCAAGCTACATGATTGAGGGCGGACCATCTAGAAGCTATAACAAAACGAAATCATTTATGGTATCTGAGCCACAAGCATGGTTTGCTTTAATGGACAAGCTTGCTGATATGATTGTTATTTACATAAAAGCTCAAGTTAAAGCTGGAGCTAAGGCCATCCAAATTTTTGACTCTTGGGTTGGTGCATTAAATGTAGAAGATTATCGTATTTTCATCAAGCCTATTATGACACGCATTTTTTCTGAGTTGCGTGAAACCGGTGTTCCGTTAATCACTTTTGGTGTAGGAGCTAGCCACCTGGCAATGGAGTGGCATGATCTACCTGTAGATGTAGTAGGTATCGATTGGCGCCTATCCATTGAGGAAGCTCGTGCAAAAGGATTAACTAAACCACTAATGGGTAACTTGGATCCATCTTATTTAATTGGGGATTGGGCAGAAATTGAGAAACGTGCAAAATTGATTATTGAACAAGGTGTAGCTCACCCTAGTCATATTTTCAATCTAGGTCACGGCGTGTTCCCAGAAGTTGATCCGGATGTTTTGAAACGCTTAACTTCGTTTATCCATGATTATAGTAGAGAACTTATTGCAGCGAAATCTAACTAAAATAACTTTTGAGGTGACAAAAATGAAGAAAACAATGGGATTATTAGTAATGGCATATGGAACTCCATATGAGGAAGCGGATATTGAACGTTACTATACGCATATTCGTCATGGTCGTAAACCAAGCGAAGAACAATTAGAGGATTTAACTGGTCGCTATAAAGCAATTGGAGGAATTTCTCCGCTAGCTAAAATCACAGAAAACCAAGCAAAAGGTCTTTGCGAACGTTTAAATGAAGTACAAGATGATATTGAATTTAAGTTATATATTGGCTTAAAGCATATCGAACCTTTCTTAGAGGATGCAGTGGCAGAAATGCATAAGGATGGAATCACGGAAGCCGTTTCCATCGTATTGGCTCCACATTTCTCAACATTCTCGATTAAATCATATAATGGACGTATCAAAGAAGAGGCTGATAAACTAGGCAACCTTAAAATAACTTCTGTAGAAAGCTGGTATACAGAGCCTAAGTTCATCCAGTATTGGAGTAATAAAGTAAGTGAAGCATTTTCAGCAATGTCAGAAGAGCAACGTGAAAAAGCCTGCTTAATCGTTTCTGCTCACTCTTTACCTGAAAAAATTAAAACTTTGGGAGATCCATATGAGGATCAACTAAAAGAAACAGCAGATTTAATCGCTGAGGCTGCTGGTGTAAAAAATTATGCAGTAGGCTGGCAAAGTGCTGGTCAAACTCCTGAACCATGGATTGGACCAGATGTACAAGACTTGACTCATGATTTACACAAAGAAAAAGGCTACACAACATTCGTTTATACTCCAGTAGGATTTGTTTCAGAGCATTTAGAAGTTCTTTACGATAACGATTACGAATGTAAAGTGGTTTGTGATGAAATCGGTGCTACTTATGTGCGTCCTGCTATGCCAAACGACCAGCCTCAATTTATTGATGCTATGGCGGACGTAGTGATGAAGCATTTAAAAGCTTAACAAACTGATTAATAAAATGCTCTAAAAGTTATTGGCTTTTAGAGTATTTTTAGTAAGCATATGGAGTTTTACATTACCATTCTGGGAGGATTTTTCGAATGAAAAAAGTCATTATCTCACTAGCACTACTTGTAGCTTTAACATTGGTAGGCTGTGGTGAAAAGGAAGAAACACATTCAAGTACTAGTCATCAAGGAACATTAGAAGAGGTTATGGTAGAGATTCAAACACCTAAAGAGTTACCTATTAACGAAGATATCAAGCTTTCCGCTAAAGTTACTCAAAATGGGGAAGCAGTAAATGATGCAAATTCTGTAGAGTTCGAGGTATGGGAATCAGGACTTCGTGACGAAGGACATATGGTAGAGGGTAAGCTTACAGAAGATGGTGTGTATGAAGCTGATTTTACTTTTGAACATGACGGAGTTTATTATATGTTTGCTCATACAACCGCAAGAGATATGCACGTAATGCCTAAACAAGAGCTTACAGTAGGTACACCAGATATGAGTAAAGTGTTACCTGATGATAGTGATAACTCGATGGATCATATGAGTGAAAAACATTAAATTTTACTTGCGTAAATAAACAATAGAGAGTATTATAATGACTAGTTGACCGAAATGGTTTTCTGGTCATTTTTTTATGAGGAGGGATAACCAAATGGACCGCAAACAGGAAATTTTAATGGCTGCCAATAAATCCTTTTCTCTTTTCGGATATAAAGCAACAACTATGGAGCAAATAGCCAAGATTGCAAATGTAGGAAAAGGAACTATATATAATTTCTTTGAAAACAAAGAAGTCTTGTTCCAAGAAATTGTCCTTCATATGATTGAAGAAATGAAACTGGAAGCTGTTAATGTCATTATAGAAGATGCTCCATTTCAGCAAAATGCTCATGCAGCGCTTATGAAGATGCTAGAGTTCCGTGAAACACATCAATTGTATGCAAAAATAATTGATGAGGAAAAACAATGGAAAACTCCTGCAGTAAAGCATGTCATTGGCCAAGTCGAGCAAGCTATTGTTTCGTTCATATGTGAGAAAATCAATAAATATGTTAAAAAGGGAGAAATCCGACAGGTAAATGCAGAGCTTGTAGCATATTTATTATTAAAGGCTTATGTTGCATTCGTAAATGATTGGAACTTAACCCACGATGATTCATTATCTGAAGAAGATATTGCTAACTTCTTTCAGGATACAATTTTTCGCAGTCTCGCAATTTGAGACTCATTTTTTTAGTCAAAAGTGACTAAATGAACATATCGGTCATATAGTATTAGGAGGAATCGACATGATAAAATCGGAATGGAAAGGTATTTTTAAAAACAAAAAATTATTGATTTCAATAATTGCAGTTTTATTTATTCCAGTGATGTATGCTGGGATGTTCTTATGGGCTTTCTGGGATCCGTATGCTAATTTAAGTGATCTACCTGTAGCAGTTGTTAACTCCGACGAAGGAGCAGAGTACAACGGAACGGAGCTCTCCCTAGGTAAGGAGTTAACAGATAAGCTACGAGAAAGTGGCCAATTTAAATTTGTATCTGTATCTGAAAAAGAGGCAGATGCCGGTTTATTAAACCAAGATTATTATTTATTAATTGAGATTCCAGAAAACTTCTCTGAACATGCAACGACTTTATTAGATGAGAAGCCAGAAAAAATGGTCATCACTTATAAAGCAAATGAAGGATTTAATTTCTTATCATCGCAAATAGGTGAAACAGCAATGGATCGTATTCGTGCAGAAGTGAATGAGCAAGTATCAGCAACTTATGCAGAACAGCTTTTTGATTCGATTACGAAGCTAGGTGACGGATTTGCGGAAGCCTCTGATGGGGCAGGGCAGCTAAAAGACGGCGTAGCTGAAGTTAATAATGGTGCCTCTAACCTAAAAGGCTACTTAGAACAATTAGCTAGTAGCACGATTGAGCTGAGTGATGGTACTAATAAGGTAGTTGATGGTATTAATACAGCTGCTACGGGATCTAAGGATTTAAATGAAGGTCTGGGAACACTTGCGGATGGTTCTTCTCAGCTTACAAATGGCGTTAGTCAAACGGCTGAAGGGGCCGCAGCTTTAAATAGTGGTATTAAAGAGTACACAGCTGGTGTAGATAAACTAAATGAAAGCTATCAATTACTTAGCGAAAAGGAAAAAGGCCTGCTAGATTCCTTGGCTAAGCTTCAAGCGAGTAGCTCCAAATTGAATGACAGCACAAACCAACTGGCTCAAGGCTCTGCTAATGTAACAGCTGGTATCCAAGCCTTATCTCAACAATTAGGTCAGTTAACAGCTGCTTTACCTCCAGAACAGTCGGCTGCTATTACAGAGACATTAAAGCAACTAGAAGCTGGTAGTACCTCAGTTTCCACAGGCTTAGAACAATTAGCTGGTGGAACTCAGGATTTAACTACGGGTACTTCTCAAATAGTAAGTGGAGCAGAACAGCTGAGTGGAGGTTACTCACAAGCAAAGCAGGGTGTTTCTCAATTAGCATCATCTTCAGCAGCATTAGTAGAAGGTTCATCTAATCTTGCTGGTGGTACGACTACCCTAAATGAAAAAATGAACGAATTCAACGCTGGAATCAGTCAGGCGTATGCTGGATCCTCTAGCCTTGTGAATGGCTTGAACGAGCTAGCTAACGGCTCATCTCAATTGAAAGAGGGTACTGGTACACTAGCTACGAAATCAGGTGAATTAGCAGATGGTTCTACTAAACTAGTAGAAGGTACACAATTATTGGCAGATGGAACGGAAACCTTGCAATCTAGCTTAAAAGAAGCAAGTGAGCAGGCAGGCGAAGTAACACCATCTGAATCTACTTACGAAATGGTCGCTTCCCCTGTAGATGTTAATGTCGTAGGGGTCAATGAGGTACCTAACTATGGAACAGGCTTCACACCTTATTTCTTATCACTTGGGTTATTTGTCGGTGCATTGTTAATTTCAATTGTCTTCCCATTTGTTCAACCAGCGATTGCTCCAACAAGTGGGGCCAAATGGTTTGCTAGTAAAATAACGGTTTTAAGTGTGGTAGGAATTATTCAATCGCTGTTTGTAGTTGCGGTTGCACTATTTGTCTTAAAGCTTGAAACTCAAAGTGTAGGACTGTTCATCCTTTCTGCAGTCATTACAAGCTTCACATACTTAGCATTAGTACAGCTGCTTGTTTCGATTTTAGGTGATCCAGGAAGATTTGTTGCAATTATTGTCCTAATTCTGCAACTCACAACAAGTGCTGGTACATTCCCATTAGAACTAATACCAGCACCGTTGCAATTCTTTAATAAATTGTTACCGATGACTTACTCAGTCCAAAGCTTTAAAGCATCTATTTCTACAGGTGATTTAAGTCATTTCTGGTTTAATAATAGCTTCTTACTTGGCGTAATGGTAGTGTGCTTAGTAATAACATTCGGATACTTTATGTTATTGTTTACAAAACGCTATTCTAAACAAACAAAAGAAGCTTAATATAAAATTATTAAAGCTCCTCACATTTTACGAAAAGTAAAATGTGAGGAGCTTTATTTTGTACATATTGTTCCGTTAGACTTCCTGTTTTTCCTTTTTCAATTTTTCTACTAGAGGCATCACTTGCTCTGCAAACCGCTTCATTTCCGTGTGCTGAGGGGAAAACTGAAGGATTAACAGATTTACTCCAGCTTCCTCAAACGAAATAATTTTTTTAGCAAGTTGTTCCGGTGTGCCTATTAAGTCTGGCCGTAATCCTCGGTTGGAAACGGAATAATCCTTAAGCTGCACCTCCACGTTAAGATGAGATTTGCTAACAAAATCCTTGTAGCCCTCATAACCAGGAGAACCTTCTTTCACTTCCGTAATGCGAGCAAGTTCTTGTTGAACTTCCTCCTCGGTATCTCGACAAATGATATAGGCAGACATCCCAAACGTTTCTAATGGTTTTTCCCCAAGCGATTGGCGTCTATTTTTCATATCATTAATTTTTTCAGCAATTTCCTCGACTGTGCCGCCATGCATAACATAGGAGTCACAAGTTTTAGCAATTGTTTGCTTCCCAGCTTCACTTTCTCCACCAGCATATAGGGGGATATGCTGGTTAATTGGCTTCGGAGACAAGTAGGTGTTTTCATATTGATAGAACTGGCCAGTATAAGTAAAAGGTGTTTCTTTCCATAATCCTTTTAAGATGTGGATAAACTCCTCTGTCCGTGCATATCGTTCATCATGTGCTGTGAAGATACCTCCATATTGTCTTGCTTCCCCTTCCCACCATGCAGATACAACATTGAGAGAAAAACGTCCGTTGCTGATGTGATCTATATTTGCTGCTGCTTTTGCCGTTAACGCAGGATTATGGAAGCCAGGTCGAATCGCAGTTAAAATTTCTATGCGTTTCGTTACAGCTGCGATAGCCGCAGCAGTTGACCATGCATCTAAAGAGGGACTCTCCAATCCTTTAATATCATTAAGATTTAATTCCGCTATTAAGGTTAAATCATAACCCCAGTCTTCCGCATTTTGTGCTAGCTCTTTTACATATTCAAACGTTGCAGGCATATCCTCATCTGTTACATTTCGTAACCATCCACCGAATACAGGCAACCAAAATCCAAACTTCATTATGAATCCTCCCTTTTTATTTTATTAATTCTGAAAATTATTATTACTAATCCTATCATAATACTTGGTTAGTAACAATAAATGATTTATGGTTAAACTCATTCATCCATATACGCAAAAAAACCAGCTAGGAAGGGGAGCTTCTAGCTGGTAATTTTAAATAATTATAGGTTGTTGCATTTATCACAGTGGTTCCCATAGCATTCATGTTGCTCTTCAATTGGTTCGCCGCATGTTACGCATTTCTTTTTGGGCAGGTTACGGAAAAATTCTAATACGTTTTCTAACATATATATTCCACCTCCATCTGTTATATAACTGTTTCGATTGAATTCATTGTAATATAACACAGAATGTTTTGTCAACACTTTCTATAGATTTTTGCTAAAATAGGAATAAAGGAGTGATACCCATGTTTTTTATTGATAATAAAGGAATTACGGATCCACGCATTAACTTAGCTATTGAAGAATATGCTCTCAATACTATGGATGTAGAGAAGGATTCATTTCTTCTGTTTTACATAAATCAGCCATCAATCATTATAGGGAGAAATCAAAACACAATTGAAGAAATTAATACAGATTTTGTAGAGCAAAACGGTATTATCCCAGTACGTCGCCTTTCTGGTGGAGGAGCAGTTTATCACGATCTTGGTAATTTAAATTTCAGCTTCTTGACGAAGGACGATGGAGATAGCTTCCGTAACTTTAAAAAGTTTACCCAACCAGTTGTAGACGCACTACAGAAAATGGGGGTAGACGCAGAGCTATCTGGAAGAAATGATATATTAGCTGGAGGAAAAAAAATCTCTGGTAATGCTCAGTTCTCCACTCGTGGAAGAATGTTCAGTCACGGTACACTAATGTTCGATACTGAAATCGATGCCGTTGTTTCTGCATTAAAAGTTAAAAAAGACAAAATTGAGTCAAAAGGAATCAAATCCATTCGTAGTCGTGTTACAAATATAGTAGATCTACTGGACAAGCCGATGACGATAGAGGAATTCCGCTTAGCGATACTTTCTTCTATTTTTGGAGGGGAAGACAAGGTTCAATATTGGGAACTAACGGAGGAAGACTGGGCTAATATCCACAAGCTATCTGAAGAGCGTTATCAGAAATGGGAGTGGAACTATGGAAAATCGCCTAAATCTAATATCCAGCATTCCCACCGATTCCCTACGGGCAGTGTAGACGTTCGTCTGGAAGTGAACAAGGGAGTAATAGAAGAGGTTAAATTTTTCGGAGACTTCTTTGGAGTAGGAGAAGTGGAAGAGGTTGAAGTGCTGCTTGTAGGCAAAAATTATAGCAAGGAAGCCATTGAACAAGCTCTAGAATCAGTAGACGTACCAAAATACTTTGGTGGGATAACGAAAGAGGAATTGATCCAGCTAATGTACTGATTAATTGTTCGAATAGTACCGAGTAAACAGTCCATATCTAAATGGGCTGTTTTTTTTTGTTTAAAAGGCACATCAAAGACCCGTTTAGGGAGGACTTCGATGATACCTTTTACTTTTTTTATATCTGAAATAAGTAAGATAAAAAAACGCACCTGGAGGATCCAAATGCGTTCATCATTCATTATTTTACTTCCTTAAAGCCTTGACTAACTAGCATATCAGCTGATTTTTCCATACTAATTCCATTTTTTTTAGGGTCTTCGCTAAAGGTCATACCTGGCAGGTCCATAATTTCATCAAAGTCGACAGCCTCATAATCTATTACTAAGGATTCGATTGCCTTGGTATCATCATACTCAAGTTTATGTGTTATTCCATCAATGTTTTGGAATTGTTCGGTCATAGGCTCAAAAAGTTCTTTCGCCTGTTCTTTCGATTCAATACCAGCTAGTTCATACTCGATAACATTTTCTGTTGTTTGCTTTGTAACTTTATCACCTTTAGCCGTGTACTCTAACGTTGTTGCAATGCCATTCTGCTCAGCCTCAAACGTTCTAGTTGTTTCATCTTCACCACATGCTGTCAGAAATACAGCCAAAACTACTAACGTAATAAATCCGATTAATTTTTTATTATTAAACTCCTTGTCATTTGTTATTTTAATATAGTCGTATAGGTGCATTACATTAAACCTTCACATTTTGATGAGAGGTTTCCTCTATATACAACATACAACTCCAACCTCCTAAACTCAGCAATAGGTCATTAAATAAAAATCAACCCTTTCTACTAATTTATTAGCAAAATGATTTCAAAACAAAAAGCCCCTGTATAAGTCACGTATTTTCATAACTTCGACAAATCGGTACTATTAATATGGAATAAATACATGAATGATCTTTTTTATGTAAATAAAGAGGATCTTAATTTTGCTGAATAACATATAAGTTTTCAAAGTGACGTTTGTATTGTACAAGGGGTAATAACTGTCATTTTGATGAAATCTTTTCGCTAATGAAACTTTTACCCGTTTTTACCATTTATTAAACATAAAGTGGTAAAATATATAAGAAAAGTAATTGTAGTAGGAGTGAGGAAATGAAAAAGAAGTCAGAGAAGCTGTTAATAGCAATGATATTGATGTTTAGTTTTGTTTTTGTGAATGGGACAAGCATGGAAGCTGCAAGTATAGTCATGTGGGGGAAAACAGAACTGAAGCTAGGTCAAATTGGTAAAGCGACTATAGTAAAAGATTCTACTTTAGTGAAGATAGGGGAGGACGGATCCCTTCAAACAATAAGAAAGCTGAATCAAGGCGATGAATATCGTGTATATAGCTATAAAAGTACACACAATGGATTATATGGGGTTGGTGGGGGATCTTATATTCAAAAAAACAATAATGTCCTATACGAAACTCCTTCCAAATCAAAATTAGCTCTTTTAGAGAATCCGCCGAAGACTTCTGTCCCGACAAAACCTGCAAAATCAGAAAACGGTAATGGTATAGAGGTTGTACCCGGTGCTCCTACAAAATTTCAAAACTGTAAGGAGTTAAACAAGGTATATCCACAAGGAGTAAAAAAAGGGCATCCTGCTTATGCGTCAAAGCATGACAGAGATAAGGATAACTGGGCATGTGAAAGATAATATGAGTACTAAATTTAATGGTGTTTCCTAAGGGAATACCATTTTTTTGTTGTTTAGAATTATAAAATTCTAAAACCTGTGGATAAATTAATGTCTAGCTCCACCGCCTTGCCCCTCGAGGTCAAATGGTTAAAAGCTGCGGTGACTGAGGAACTGCCTCCTCACTTTTCATGTTTCAATAAACTTCCATCGACATATTTTTATTATTTTTGTAGGATAATAATATATGGAAGGAAGTTGATGATTTTGTTTAATAAGTTTATGAAAATATTTATAGTATTACTTTTATTTGTAGGTCTAGGTTTCTCTAATCAATTAACTGCTGAGGCCGCTCCAGTTATGTGGGGGAAAACAGAGCTTAAGCTAGGACAAATAGGTAAGGTTACTATATTAAAAGAGACGAAACTCGTAAAAATGGAAAACGGTACTTTAAAAGAAGTACGTAAATTAACAAAAGGTGAAGAGTTCCGTGTCTATAGTTATAAAAGCGAACATAGCGGTCTCTACGGTGTAGGCGGCGGAAGCTTTATACAAAAAGATACTTCTAAAGTGAAATATGAAACACCATCAAAAAGTAAGTTAGCATTACTAGAACAGCAAACTACTTCCCAAAGCAATGCAACAAAAGTTATGTGGGGAAAAACAGAGCTGAAAAAAGGACAAATAGGTAAGGTTACGATATTAGGGGACACACGATTAGTTAAGTTAGAGAATGGTTCACTATCAACCGTACGTAATTTGAAAAAGGGCGAAGAATTCCGTGTGTATACATATAAGAGCGAGCAAGGTGGCTTATATGGTGTAGGTGGCGGAAGCTATATACAAAAAAGCACAAAAGTTAAGTATGAAACACCATCTAAATCAAAGCTAGCTCAATTAGAGGCTTTATCTGCCAAAGAAATGAAGGTACATTTCATTGATGTCGGTCAAGGAGATTCAATATTAATTCAGTCACCAAACGGGAAAAGTATGCTGATTGACGGTGGCGGAAAGTCAAAAGATGATCCAGTTCTGAAATTCCTCAAGTCCCAAGGTATATCAAAGTTAGATTATGTGGTAGC harbors:
- the hemE gene encoding uroporphyrinogen decarboxylase; its protein translation is MTTFNDTLLRAARGEKVEHTPVWYMRQAGRSQPEYRKIKEKYSLEQITHEPELCAYVTRLPVENYNVDAAILYKDIVTPLVGIGVDVKIKSGVGPVISNPIRTVQDVEKLGEFSPEDHVPFVLDTIKLLTTEQLNVPLIGFAGAPFTLASYMIEGGPSRSYNKTKSFMVSEPQAWFALMDKLADMIVIYIKAQVKAGAKAIQIFDSWVGALNVEDYRIFIKPIMTRIFSELRETGVPLITFGVGASHLAMEWHDLPVDVVGIDWRLSIEEARAKGLTKPLMGNLDPSYLIGDWAEIEKRAKLIIEQGVAHPSHIFNLGHGVFPEVDPDVLKRLTSFIHDYSRELIAAKSN
- the hemH gene encoding ferrochelatase, whose product is MKKTMGLLVMAYGTPYEEADIERYYTHIRHGRKPSEEQLEDLTGRYKAIGGISPLAKITENQAKGLCERLNEVQDDIEFKLYIGLKHIEPFLEDAVAEMHKDGITEAVSIVLAPHFSTFSIKSYNGRIKEEADKLGNLKITSVESWYTEPKFIQYWSNKVSEAFSAMSEEQREKACLIVSAHSLPEKIKTLGDPYEDQLKETADLIAEAAGVKNYAVGWQSAGQTPEPWIGPDVQDLTHDLHKEKGYTTFVYTPVGFVSEHLEVLYDNDYECKVVCDEIGATYVRPAMPNDQPQFIDAMADVVMKHLKA
- a CDS encoding FixH family protein; its protein translation is MKKVIISLALLVALTLVGCGEKEETHSSTSHQGTLEEVMVEIQTPKELPINEDIKLSAKVTQNGEAVNDANSVEFEVWESGLRDEGHMVEGKLTEDGVYEADFTFEHDGVYYMFAHTTARDMHVMPKQELTVGTPDMSKVLPDDSDNSMDHMSEKH
- a CDS encoding TetR/AcrR family transcriptional regulator, with the translated sequence MDRKQEILMAANKSFSLFGYKATTMEQIAKIANVGKGTIYNFFENKEVLFQEIVLHMIEEMKLEAVNVIIEDAPFQQNAHAALMKMLEFRETHQLYAKIIDEEKQWKTPAVKHVIGQVEQAIVSFICEKINKYVKKGEIRQVNAELVAYLLLKAYVAFVNDWNLTHDDSLSEEDIANFFQDTIFRSLAI
- a CDS encoding YhgE/Pip domain-containing protein, which produces MIKSEWKGIFKNKKLLISIIAVLFIPVMYAGMFLWAFWDPYANLSDLPVAVVNSDEGAEYNGTELSLGKELTDKLRESGQFKFVSVSEKEADAGLLNQDYYLLIEIPENFSEHATTLLDEKPEKMVITYKANEGFNFLSSQIGETAMDRIRAEVNEQVSATYAEQLFDSITKLGDGFAEASDGAGQLKDGVAEVNNGASNLKGYLEQLASSTIELSDGTNKVVDGINTAATGSKDLNEGLGTLADGSSQLTNGVSQTAEGAAALNSGIKEYTAGVDKLNESYQLLSEKEKGLLDSLAKLQASSSKLNDSTNQLAQGSANVTAGIQALSQQLGQLTAALPPEQSAAITETLKQLEAGSTSVSTGLEQLAGGTQDLTTGTSQIVSGAEQLSGGYSQAKQGVSQLASSSAALVEGSSNLAGGTTTLNEKMNEFNAGISQAYAGSSSLVNGLNELANGSSQLKEGTGTLATKSGELADGSTKLVEGTQLLADGTETLQSSLKEASEQAGEVTPSESTYEMVASPVDVNVVGVNEVPNYGTGFTPYFLSLGLFVGALLISIVFPFVQPAIAPTSGAKWFASKITVLSVVGIIQSLFVVAVALFVLKLETQSVGLFILSAVITSFTYLALVQLLVSILGDPGRFVAIIVLILQLTTSAGTFPLELIPAPLQFFNKLLPMTYSVQSFKASISTGDLSHFWFNNSFLLGVMVVCLVITFGYFMLLFTKRYSKQTKEA
- a CDS encoding LLM class flavin-dependent oxidoreductase, with the translated sequence MKFGFWLPVFGGWLRNVTDEDMPATFEYVKELAQNAEDWGYDLTLIAELNLNDIKGLESPSLDAWSTAAAIAAVTKRIEILTAIRPGFHNPALTAKAAANIDHISNGRFSLNVVSAWWEGEARQYGGIFTAHDERYARTEEFIHILKGLWKETPFTYTGQFYQYENTYLSPKPINQHIPLYAGGESEAGKQTIAKTCDSYVMHGGTVEEIAEKINDMKNRRQSLGEKPLETFGMSAYIICRDTEEEVQQELARITEVKEGSPGYEGYKDFVSKSHLNVEVQLKDYSVSNRGLRPDLIGTPEQLAKKIISFEEAGVNLLILQFSPQHTEMKRFAEQVMPLVEKLKKEKQEV
- the yhfH gene encoding protein YhfH, producing the protein MLENVLEFFRNLPKKKCVTCGEPIEEQHECYGNHCDKCNNL
- a CDS encoding lipoate--protein ligase is translated as MFFIDNKGITDPRINLAIEEYALNTMDVEKDSFLLFYINQPSIIIGRNQNTIEEINTDFVEQNGIIPVRRLSGGGAVYHDLGNLNFSFLTKDDGDSFRNFKKFTQPVVDALQKMGVDAELSGRNDILAGGKKISGNAQFSTRGRMFSHGTLMFDTEIDAVVSALKVKKDKIESKGIKSIRSRVTNIVDLLDKPMTIEEFRLAILSSIFGGEDKVQYWELTEEDWANIHKLSEERYQKWEWNYGKSPKSNIQHSHRFPTGSVDVRLEVNKGVIEEVKFFGDFFGVGEVEEVEVLLVGKNYSKEAIEQALESVDVPKYFGGITKEELIQLMY
- a CDS encoding DUF1307 domain-containing protein; its protein translation is MHLYDYIKITNDKEFNNKKLIGFITLVVLAVFLTACGEDETTRTFEAEQNGIATTLEYTAKGDKVTKQTTENVIEYELAGIESKEQAKELFEPMTEQFQNIDGITHKLEYDDTKAIESLVIDYEAVDFDEIMDLPGMTFSEDPKKNGISMEKSADMLVSQGFKEVK
- a CDS encoding excalibur calcium-binding domain-containing protein, with the translated sequence MKKKSEKLLIAMILMFSFVFVNGTSMEAASIVMWGKTELKLGQIGKATIVKDSTLVKIGEDGSLQTIRKLNQGDEYRVYSYKSTHNGLYGVGGGSYIQKNNNVLYETPSKSKLALLENPPKTSVPTKPAKSENGNGIEVVPGAPTKFQNCKELNKVYPQGVKKGHPAYASKHDRDKDNWACER